The following coding sequences are from one Panicum hallii strain FIL2 chromosome 5, PHallii_v3.1, whole genome shotgun sequence window:
- the LOC112892645 gene encoding serpin-Z2A-like, which yields MEEADVRPSKKARRLGAGSGLTLFALRLAKELSEGGSSGDNFVFSLLSIYDALSLVAAGAGSKTLDEFLALLNAASCDELAEFIRAMAESALADRSVSGGPLIAFASRVWHQETLALRPAYRAAAVESYKAKTRAADFLEKGL from the exons ATGGAGGAAGCGGACGTGAGGCCAAGCAAGAAGGCCCGCCGGCTGGGTGCCGGTTCCGGCCTGACGCTGTTCGCCCTCCGCTTGGCGAAGGAGCTCTCCGAGGGCGGCAGCTCCGGTGACAACTTTGTCTTCTCGCTGCTATCCATCTATGACGCGCTGTCCCtggtggcggccggggcagggaGCAAGACCCTGGACGAGTTCCTCGCCCTGCTCAACGCGGCGTCATGCGATGAGCTCGCCGAGTTCATCCGCGCCATGGCGGAGAGCGCACTCGCCGACAGGTCTGTCTCCGGCGGGCCGCTCATCGCCTTCGCATCCAGGGTCTGGCACCAGGAGACGCTAGCGTTGAGGCCGGCctaccgcgccgccgccgtggagtCTTACAAGGCCAAGACGCGCGCTGCCGATTTCCTCGAGAAG ggtttatga